One genomic window of Granulicella arctica includes the following:
- a CDS encoding carboxypeptidase-like regulatory domain-containing protein: MNALHETKKKTRNSVLANERRQFVVLPFSLCLFILATVIPADAQQLAGTRTAISTDLPDAPLPEFGLQSVPSTTQTEGQGTILGVVLDLSGARVVDARVTLNTANGVQVQTLQSRDDGAFVFKAVPPGSYQVVIDANGLEPFTSAPIVLGAGQVYEMPRELLAIASTSTSVEVRPTEEIAAEQIKQEEKQRILGFAPAFYVSYVKDAAPMTTKQKYSLAAHDTLDWTSYIGVSVAAGIEQASNTHPGYGQGAAGYGKRWAAQFGDGRSSDFLSHAVFASMFHQDPRYFYQGTGTTKSRLYHALSSAFVARSDSGKTMPNYSYLLGTMASGALSNAYYPHADRGVGLVFTTAAIGIGGRAAQAVLEEFVSKRITKNAPKSIPAGPTP; this comes from the coding sequence ATGAACGCTCTGCACGAAACGAAGAAGAAGACCAGAAATTCTGTCCTAGCGAACGAGCGGCGTCAGTTCGTAGTCCTCCCGTTCAGCCTTTGTCTGTTCATTCTTGCAACTGTCATTCCTGCGGATGCTCAACAACTGGCCGGTACACGTACGGCAATCAGCACCGATCTCCCGGACGCCCCGCTGCCTGAATTTGGTTTGCAAAGCGTTCCATCCACCACGCAAACAGAAGGACAAGGGACCATCTTGGGCGTGGTGCTTGATTTGAGTGGAGCTCGCGTTGTTGACGCTAGGGTAACGCTCAACACTGCCAATGGCGTCCAAGTGCAGACTTTGCAGTCGAGGGATGACGGCGCTTTTGTGTTCAAGGCTGTTCCACCGGGCTCCTATCAGGTAGTGATTGACGCTAACGGTCTTGAGCCGTTTACCTCTGCTCCCATCGTTCTCGGAGCTGGGCAAGTCTACGAGATGCCGAGAGAACTGCTGGCCATTGCCTCAACGAGCACATCGGTTGAGGTTCGACCGACTGAGGAGATTGCTGCCGAGCAAATCAAGCAGGAGGAAAAGCAACGGATTCTGGGTTTCGCGCCAGCCTTTTATGTGAGCTATGTCAAAGATGCAGCCCCCATGACCACAAAGCAGAAGTATTCCCTTGCCGCGCATGACACTCTCGATTGGACTTCCTATATAGGCGTCAGTGTGGCCGCTGGTATTGAACAAGCAAGCAATACACACCCCGGATATGGACAGGGTGCGGCTGGCTACGGCAAACGTTGGGCGGCACAGTTTGGCGATGGGCGTTCCAGTGACTTTCTAAGCCACGCGGTCTTCGCTTCCATGTTTCATCAAGATCCCCGCTACTTCTACCAGGGCACAGGAACGACAAAATCGCGTTTGTATCACGCCTTGAGCAGTGCCTTTGTCGCTCGAAGCGACAGCGGAAAGACGATGCCGAACTATTCTTATCTTCTTGGAACAATGGCATCCGGCGCCCTCTCGAACGCCTATTATCCTCATGCGGATCGTGGGGTCGGTCTCGTCTTCACAACTGCCGCCATCGGGATCGGTGGACGTGCTGCTCAAGCAGTGCTCGAAGAATTTGTGAGCAAGAGGATTACAAAGAACGCGCCCAAGTCGATTCCGGCTGGGCCAACACCATGA
- a CDS encoding YciI family protein, whose protein sequence is MKIAAIIEYIQDKKKIKATLPAHLVYRQSFLENGLLRAAGPFDDESGALWILEVETIEEAEKIVKGDPFVAADVSVSWKLRALSPVVVSPVKVPIKMSDPIQAKPYS, encoded by the coding sequence ATGAAGATCGCAGCAATCATCGAATACATTCAGGACAAGAAAAAGATCAAAGCAACTTTGCCTGCGCACCTCGTATATAGACAAAGCTTCCTTGAGAATGGCCTACTGCGGGCCGCTGGGCCCTTTGATGACGAGTCTGGAGCATTGTGGATACTCGAAGTCGAGACGATAGAAGAGGCGGAGAAGATCGTCAAAGGCGATCCGTTTGTTGCGGCGGATGTCAGTGTGAGTTGGAAGCTTCGGGCTCTTAGCCCTGTTGTGGTCTCACCGGTCAAAGTGCCGATAAAAATGAGTGATCCCATTCAAGCGAAACCCTACTCCTAA
- a CDS encoding sterol desaturase family protein, translated as MRHHWNWSSVIFSFLSGWIVFSLIEYSVHRWLLHAGEGLLFRLHESHHHHPEEPSAFFFATSIVVLTLAWLLLDRALHLDGASFFICGFASGYCYFGLLHHLEHTTRINRIPFRWLQKRWAAHSVHHRLDHHNFGVITSFWDLVFKTHQSNKKRERSEVVP; from the coding sequence ATGAGACACCACTGGAACTGGTCCTCTGTCATATTCAGTTTCTTATCTGGCTGGATCGTATTCAGCCTGATCGAATACTCGGTTCATCGCTGGCTTCTTCATGCTGGGGAGGGGCTCCTCTTTCGCCTTCATGAGAGTCACCATCATCACCCTGAAGAGCCTTCAGCCTTCTTCTTTGCTACGAGCATCGTGGTACTGACACTGGCCTGGCTGCTCCTCGACCGGGCTCTCCATCTCGACGGCGCATCCTTTTTTATCTGCGGTTTCGCGAGTGGTTACTGCTATTTTGGACTTCTTCATCACCTCGAACACACGACCCGGATCAATCGGATACCCTTTCGATGGCTGCAGAAACGATGGGCGGCTCATAGCGTTCATCACCGACTGGATCATCATAACTTTGGAGTCATCACGTCTTTTTGGGACCTTGTGTTCAAGACACATCAAAGCAATAAGAAGCGGGAGCGGTCGGAAGTCGTTCCATAA